In a single window of the Gossypium hirsutum isolate 1008001.06 chromosome A13, Gossypium_hirsutum_v2.1, whole genome shotgun sequence genome:
- the LOC107893979 gene encoding calmodulin-binding transcription activator 2 isoform X1, translating to MADRASYSLAPRLDIEQILLEAQHRWLRPAEICEILRNYQKFHITSEPPTRPPSGSLFLFDRKVLRYFRKDGHNWRKKKDGKTVKEAHEKLKVGSVDMLHCYYAHGEENENFQRRSYWMLEPDLMHIVFVHYLEVKGSRTIGGIRENSDLSNSQTSSLLTSSNSVTHTKEPSAHANSACSITSLTSLYEDADSEDSRQASSRVRTSPQIGNATVMDKLDPGFLNHYSPHPIQGQSSIPGVTEVSHLHGDRPGDTNYGSCISEAQRTLGLTSWEQGLEPYVPVYADAFSNTSLTSTQPDTISISLQQETMMKGKLLAVESAGGEFGNPLPTQPHWQNPLADNALELPKWSMDSSSNFDLPFDSKLFEQSAHDFQNTLEEFAGHGVFNDQPLHKNLQMQSINADSHSVWRTYPDNDMHLDGNVNYALSLKKSLLDGEESLKKVDSFSRWVTKELGEVDNLQMQSSSGIAWSTVECGSVSDDASLSPSLSHDQLFSIVDFSPKWAYIDLKTEVLIIGTYLRSQEQVAKYNWSCMFGEVEVPAEVIADGILSCYAPPHSVGQVPFYVTCSNRLACSEVREFDYRAGFTKDINILDIYDIASREMLMRFERLLSLKSSNYPNHHSEGVREKRELITKIISMREEEECHWIVDPSSDKDVSQQKEKDCLLQKLMKEKLYSWLLHKIMEDGKGPNVLDEKGQGVLHLAAALGYDWAIKPTVTAGVSINFRDANGWTALHWAAFCGREQTVAILVSLGAAAGALTDPTPEFPLGRPPADLASDNGHKGISGFLAESSLTSFLSNLTMNDQKEAVQTVSDRIATPVYDSDEILSLKDSLTAVCNATQAADRIHQMFRMQSFQRKQLSESGHGVSDEHAISLLTAKARRPLHIDGVAHAAATQIQKKYRGWKKRKEFLLIRQRIVKIQAHVRGHQVRKQYRTIIWSVGILEKVILRWRRKGSGLRGFRRDAITKEPDPQCTPSKEDDYDFLKEGRKQTEERLQKALTRVKSMAQNPEGRGQYRRLLTLVQGIRENKACDMVLSSTEEAGEGEGDGDEDFIDIDSLLDDETFMSIAFE from the exons GTGGTTCACTGTTTCTTTTTGATCGAAAGGTGTTAAGATACTTTAGGAAGGATGGACATAATTGGAGgaagaaaaaagatggaaagaCTGTGAAGGAAGCTCATGAGAAGCTGAAG GTTGGAAGCGTTGATATGTTGCATTGCTACTATGCCCATGGAGAAGAGAATGAGAACTTTCAGAGGCGCAGCTATTGGATGCTTGAACC GGATTTGATGCACATAGTTTTTGTGCACTACTTGGAAGTTAAG GGTAGTAGAACAATTGGAGGCATAAGAGAGAATAGTGATTTATCAAACTCCCAAACTAGCAGTCTTTTGACTTCTAGCAATTCTGTTACTCATACAAAAGAACCTTCTGCCCATGCGAATTCAGCATGTTCAATAACCAGTTTAACTTCCTTATATGAAGATGCTGATTCTG AGGATAGTCGCCAAGCAAGTTCTAGAGTCCGTACATCGCCCCAAATAGGAAATGCTACTGTGATGGACAAGTTGGATCCTGGCTTTTTAAATCATTATTCTCCACATCCCATTCAAG GCCAGTCATCAATTCCTGGAGTAACTGAAGTTTCACATCTTCATGGAGATAGACCTGGGGATACTAATTACGGCTCTTGCATTAGTGAAGCTCAAAGAACACTTGGTTTGACATCGTGGGAACAGGGCTTGGAGCCATATGTGCCTGTATATGCTGATGCATTTTCTAATACTTCACTGACTTCCACTCAACCTGATACTATTAGCATCAGCCTGCAACAAGAAACCATGATGAAAGGCAAGCTATTAGCTGTCGAGAGTGCTGGCGGGGAGTTTGGAAATCCTTTGCCTACACAACCACATTGGCAG AATCCTTTGGCCGACAATGCCTTAGAGCTGCCCAAATGGTCCATggattcatcttcaaattttgaTTTGCCGTTTGATTCTAAGTTATTTGAGCAAAGTGCTCATGATTTTCAAAACACTCTTGAGGAATTTGCCGGCCATGGTGTTTTCAACGACCAGCCTCTGCATAAAAACCTTCAAATGCAGAGTATCAATGCAGATTCCCATTCTGTCTGGAGAACATATCCTGATAATGATATGCATTTGGATGGAAATGTCAACTATGCTTTATCTCTGAAAAAATCATTACTTGATGGTGAAGAAAGCTTGAAGAAAGTTGACAGTTTTTCACGATGGGTTACTAAAGAACTTGGAGAAGTAGATAATCTGCAGATGCAATCTTCATCTGGTATTGCCTGGAGCACTGTTGAGTGCGGAAGTGTATCTGATGATGCTTCTTTGAGCCCTTCTCTCTCCCATGACCAACTCTTCAGCATAGTTGATTTTTCACCAAAGTGGGCTTACATAGACTTAAAAACTGAG GTGTTGATTATTGGAACATATTTGAGGAGTCAAGAGCAAGTAGCAAAATATAACTGGTCATGTATGTTTGGGGAAGTGGAGGTTCCAGCTGAGGTCATTGCAGATGGCATTCTTTCTTGTTATGCTCCACCTCACAGTGTTGGGCAAGTCCCTTTTTATGTTACGTGTTCCAACAGGTTAGCTTGTAGTGAAGTCCGAGAATTTGACTATCGAGCAGGATTCACTAAAGACATAAACATTTTGGATATCTATGATATTGCTTCAAGAGAAATGCTGATGCGATTCGAGAGGTTACTTTCTCTGAAATCTTCCAATTATCCTAATCATCATTCTGAAGGTGTTAGGGAGAAGCGAGaattaattactaaaattatatCAATGAGAGAGGAAGAGGAATGCCACTGGATTGTAGATCCCTCATCTGATAAGGATGTGTCTcaacaaaaagaaaaggactGCCTCCTTCAGAAATTGATGAAAGAGAAGTTGTACTCATGGCTACTTCACAAAATAATGGAAGATGGTAAGGGCCCGAATGTATTAGATGAGAAGGGTCAAGGTGTACTACACTTAGCTGCTGCACTTGGTTACGATTGGGCAATAAAACCTACTGTTACTGCTGGAGTTAGTATAAATTTTCGTGATGCAAATGGATGGACTGCACTGCACTGGGCTGCTTTCTGTGGCAG AGAGCAAACAGTTGCTATTCTAGTGTCCCTGGGAGCAGCGGCGGGAGCCCTTACAGACCCAACTCCAGAATTTCCTTTGGGCAGACCTCCTGCAGACTTGGCTTCGGACAATGGACACAAAGGAATTTCTGGTTTTCTTGCTGAATCTTCCTTGACTAGTTTCCTTTCTAATCTCACAATGAATGATCAAAAGGAAGCTGTACAAACAGTTTCAGACAGAATAGCAACTCCTGTATATGATAGTGATGAGATACTGTCATTGAAAGACTCACTTACTGCTGTATGCAATGCCACACAAGCTGCTGATCGTATACATCAAATGTTCAGGATGCAATCCTTCCAGCGGAAACAATTGAGTGAGTCTGGTCATGGTGTGTCAGATGAGCATGCTATTTCACTTCTAACTGCTAAGGCACGCAGGCCATTACATATTGATGGGGTGGCTCATGCTGCTGCAACACAAATCCAGAAAAAGTACCGTGgatggaagaaaagaaaagaattcttATTGATCCGGCAAAGAATTGTCAAAATCCAG GCCCATGTTAGAGGACACCAGGTGAGGAAACAGTATAGAACAATCATCTGGTCGGTGGGTATTCTGGAGAAAGTTATTCTACGGTGGAGACGTAAAGGAAGTGGTTTGCGAGGATTTCGACGAGATGCAATTACCAAGGAACCTGACCCACAGTGCACGCCCTCGAAAGAGGATGATTATGATTTTCTTAAGGAAGGAAGGAAACAAACTGAGGAAAGGCTGCAAAAGGCACTTACTAGGGTTAAGTCCATGGCTCAGAATCCTGAAGGACGAGGTCAATATCGAAGGCTGCTGACCTTGGTTCAAGGGATTCGTGAGAACAAG GCTTGTGATATGGTTCTGAGCAGTACAGAAGAAGCAGGTGAGGGTGAAGGAGACGGTGATGAAGACTTTATTGATATCGACTCTCTTTTAGATGATGAAACTTTCATGTCGATTGCATTCGAATAA
- the LOC107893979 gene encoding calmodulin-binding transcription activator 2 isoform X2 translates to MLHCYYAHGEENENFQRRSYWMLEPDLMHIVFVHYLEVKGSRTIGGIRENSDLSNSQTSSLLTSSNSVTHTKEPSAHANSACSITSLTSLYEDADSEDSRQASSRVRTSPQIGNATVMDKLDPGFLNHYSPHPIQGQSSIPGVTEVSHLHGDRPGDTNYGSCISEAQRTLGLTSWEQGLEPYVPVYADAFSNTSLTSTQPDTISISLQQETMMKGKLLAVESAGGEFGNPLPTQPHWQNPLADNALELPKWSMDSSSNFDLPFDSKLFEQSAHDFQNTLEEFAGHGVFNDQPLHKNLQMQSINADSHSVWRTYPDNDMHLDGNVNYALSLKKSLLDGEESLKKVDSFSRWVTKELGEVDNLQMQSSSGIAWSTVECGSVSDDASLSPSLSHDQLFSIVDFSPKWAYIDLKTEVLIIGTYLRSQEQVAKYNWSCMFGEVEVPAEVIADGILSCYAPPHSVGQVPFYVTCSNRLACSEVREFDYRAGFTKDINILDIYDIASREMLMRFERLLSLKSSNYPNHHSEGVREKRELITKIISMREEEECHWIVDPSSDKDVSQQKEKDCLLQKLMKEKLYSWLLHKIMEDGKGPNVLDEKGQGVLHLAAALGYDWAIKPTVTAGVSINFRDANGWTALHWAAFCGREQTVAILVSLGAAAGALTDPTPEFPLGRPPADLASDNGHKGISGFLAESSLTSFLSNLTMNDQKEAVQTVSDRIATPVYDSDEILSLKDSLTAVCNATQAADRIHQMFRMQSFQRKQLSESGHGVSDEHAISLLTAKARRPLHIDGVAHAAATQIQKKYRGWKKRKEFLLIRQRIVKIQAHVRGHQVRKQYRTIIWSVGILEKVILRWRRKGSGLRGFRRDAITKEPDPQCTPSKEDDYDFLKEGRKQTEERLQKALTRVKSMAQNPEGRGQYRRLLTLVQGIRENKACDMVLSSTEEAGEGEGDGDEDFIDIDSLLDDETFMSIAFE, encoded by the exons ATGTTGCATTGCTACTATGCCCATGGAGAAGAGAATGAGAACTTTCAGAGGCGCAGCTATTGGATGCTTGAACC GGATTTGATGCACATAGTTTTTGTGCACTACTTGGAAGTTAAG GGTAGTAGAACAATTGGAGGCATAAGAGAGAATAGTGATTTATCAAACTCCCAAACTAGCAGTCTTTTGACTTCTAGCAATTCTGTTACTCATACAAAAGAACCTTCTGCCCATGCGAATTCAGCATGTTCAATAACCAGTTTAACTTCCTTATATGAAGATGCTGATTCTG AGGATAGTCGCCAAGCAAGTTCTAGAGTCCGTACATCGCCCCAAATAGGAAATGCTACTGTGATGGACAAGTTGGATCCTGGCTTTTTAAATCATTATTCTCCACATCCCATTCAAG GCCAGTCATCAATTCCTGGAGTAACTGAAGTTTCACATCTTCATGGAGATAGACCTGGGGATACTAATTACGGCTCTTGCATTAGTGAAGCTCAAAGAACACTTGGTTTGACATCGTGGGAACAGGGCTTGGAGCCATATGTGCCTGTATATGCTGATGCATTTTCTAATACTTCACTGACTTCCACTCAACCTGATACTATTAGCATCAGCCTGCAACAAGAAACCATGATGAAAGGCAAGCTATTAGCTGTCGAGAGTGCTGGCGGGGAGTTTGGAAATCCTTTGCCTACACAACCACATTGGCAG AATCCTTTGGCCGACAATGCCTTAGAGCTGCCCAAATGGTCCATggattcatcttcaaattttgaTTTGCCGTTTGATTCTAAGTTATTTGAGCAAAGTGCTCATGATTTTCAAAACACTCTTGAGGAATTTGCCGGCCATGGTGTTTTCAACGACCAGCCTCTGCATAAAAACCTTCAAATGCAGAGTATCAATGCAGATTCCCATTCTGTCTGGAGAACATATCCTGATAATGATATGCATTTGGATGGAAATGTCAACTATGCTTTATCTCTGAAAAAATCATTACTTGATGGTGAAGAAAGCTTGAAGAAAGTTGACAGTTTTTCACGATGGGTTACTAAAGAACTTGGAGAAGTAGATAATCTGCAGATGCAATCTTCATCTGGTATTGCCTGGAGCACTGTTGAGTGCGGAAGTGTATCTGATGATGCTTCTTTGAGCCCTTCTCTCTCCCATGACCAACTCTTCAGCATAGTTGATTTTTCACCAAAGTGGGCTTACATAGACTTAAAAACTGAG GTGTTGATTATTGGAACATATTTGAGGAGTCAAGAGCAAGTAGCAAAATATAACTGGTCATGTATGTTTGGGGAAGTGGAGGTTCCAGCTGAGGTCATTGCAGATGGCATTCTTTCTTGTTATGCTCCACCTCACAGTGTTGGGCAAGTCCCTTTTTATGTTACGTGTTCCAACAGGTTAGCTTGTAGTGAAGTCCGAGAATTTGACTATCGAGCAGGATTCACTAAAGACATAAACATTTTGGATATCTATGATATTGCTTCAAGAGAAATGCTGATGCGATTCGAGAGGTTACTTTCTCTGAAATCTTCCAATTATCCTAATCATCATTCTGAAGGTGTTAGGGAGAAGCGAGaattaattactaaaattatatCAATGAGAGAGGAAGAGGAATGCCACTGGATTGTAGATCCCTCATCTGATAAGGATGTGTCTcaacaaaaagaaaaggactGCCTCCTTCAGAAATTGATGAAAGAGAAGTTGTACTCATGGCTACTTCACAAAATAATGGAAGATGGTAAGGGCCCGAATGTATTAGATGAGAAGGGTCAAGGTGTACTACACTTAGCTGCTGCACTTGGTTACGATTGGGCAATAAAACCTACTGTTACTGCTGGAGTTAGTATAAATTTTCGTGATGCAAATGGATGGACTGCACTGCACTGGGCTGCTTTCTGTGGCAG AGAGCAAACAGTTGCTATTCTAGTGTCCCTGGGAGCAGCGGCGGGAGCCCTTACAGACCCAACTCCAGAATTTCCTTTGGGCAGACCTCCTGCAGACTTGGCTTCGGACAATGGACACAAAGGAATTTCTGGTTTTCTTGCTGAATCTTCCTTGACTAGTTTCCTTTCTAATCTCACAATGAATGATCAAAAGGAAGCTGTACAAACAGTTTCAGACAGAATAGCAACTCCTGTATATGATAGTGATGAGATACTGTCATTGAAAGACTCACTTACTGCTGTATGCAATGCCACACAAGCTGCTGATCGTATACATCAAATGTTCAGGATGCAATCCTTCCAGCGGAAACAATTGAGTGAGTCTGGTCATGGTGTGTCAGATGAGCATGCTATTTCACTTCTAACTGCTAAGGCACGCAGGCCATTACATATTGATGGGGTGGCTCATGCTGCTGCAACACAAATCCAGAAAAAGTACCGTGgatggaagaaaagaaaagaattcttATTGATCCGGCAAAGAATTGTCAAAATCCAG GCCCATGTTAGAGGACACCAGGTGAGGAAACAGTATAGAACAATCATCTGGTCGGTGGGTATTCTGGAGAAAGTTATTCTACGGTGGAGACGTAAAGGAAGTGGTTTGCGAGGATTTCGACGAGATGCAATTACCAAGGAACCTGACCCACAGTGCACGCCCTCGAAAGAGGATGATTATGATTTTCTTAAGGAAGGAAGGAAACAAACTGAGGAAAGGCTGCAAAAGGCACTTACTAGGGTTAAGTCCATGGCTCAGAATCCTGAAGGACGAGGTCAATATCGAAGGCTGCTGACCTTGGTTCAAGGGATTCGTGAGAACAAG GCTTGTGATATGGTTCTGAGCAGTACAGAAGAAGCAGGTGAGGGTGAAGGAGACGGTGATGAAGACTTTATTGATATCGACTCTCTTTTAGATGATGAAACTTTCATGTCGATTGCATTCGAATAA
- the LOC107894623 gene encoding tobamovirus multiplication protein 1 → MMRVKGIVQTLLLNRLRENGGMFDWWDEIDKSQECQRFIFHLLAVSYAFVSFVALVQLCRIQLRVPEYGWTTQKVFHLMNFVVNGLRAVLFGFYKTVFLVKSKALEMVLLDLPNLLFFSTYMLLVLFWAEIYYQARSLPINKLRPAYYSINGFMYFAQACIWISVRLSHSPIAIEFARLFISVISLCAAFGFILYGGRLFFMLRRFPIESRGRQKKLFEVGFVTGICCACFLLRCFMVLASVFDKNADIDVLYHPLLNLIYYMLVEILPSALVLFILRKLPPKRVSDQYHPIR, encoded by the exons ATGATGAGAGTAAAGGGTATTGTTcaaacattattattaaatagattgcGGGAAAATGGAGGGATGTTTGATTGGTGGGATGAGATTGATAAATCCCAGGAATGCCAAAGATTCATTTTCCATTTACTGGCCGTTTCTTATGCTTTTGTTTCATTTGTTGCTCTG GTACAACTATGCCGGATTCAACTACGAGTGCCGGAGTACGGGTGGACGACCCAAAAGGTTTTCCACTTGATGAACTTCGTTGTGAATGGAT TGAGGGCTGTTCTTTTCGGTTTCTACAAGACTGTGTTTCTCGTTAAATCCAAG GCACTCGAAATGGTGCTTCTGGATCTTCCGAATCTTCTATTCTTTTCGACATATATGTTGCTTGTTCTTTTCTGGGCTGAGATATATTACCAG GCAAGAAGTCTTCCCATTAATAAACTTAGGCCTGCATACTATAGCATCAACGGATTTATGTATTTTGCTCAG GCATGCATATGGATTTCAGTACGATTAAGTCATAGCCCGATTGCGATCGAATTTGCTAGACTCTTCATTTCAG TTATCTCACTCTGCGCTGCATTCGGATTCATTCTCTATGGCGGGAG GTTGTTCTTCATGTTGAGACGCTTCCCGATCGAATCCAGAGGTCGTCAAAAGAAGCTGTTCGAG GTTGGCTTTGTAACAGGGATATGTTGTGCTTGTTTCCTGCTAAGATGCTTCATG GTTTTGGCCTCTGTATTTGACAAGAATGCCGATATCGATGTTCTGTATCATCCACTCCTAAATCTTATCTACTACATG TTGGTAGAGATTCTTCCGTCAGCATTGGTGTTGTTTATCCTTCGGAAATTGCCCCCGAAGAGAGTTTCTGATCAGTACCATCCCATTAGATGA